A genomic segment from Gossypium hirsutum isolate 1008001.06 chromosome D04, Gossypium_hirsutum_v2.1, whole genome shotgun sequence encodes:
- the LOC107899451 gene encoding transcription factor GTE6 isoform X3, with protein sequence MEQVMASIPDFEIAETGISKDNSAEAEQFKIRVDEIFQKVDELEQKVNEVEQFNLNSSKKQQSSSKGSSMGKERDKGRQVPSIKKQQQDASRREAAAAKRMQELMRQFGTIVRQITQHKWAWPFMQPVDVKGLGLHDYYEIIEKPMDFSTIKNQMEAKDGTGYKNVRDICADVRLVFNNAMKYNDEGSDVHLMAKTLLEKFEEKWQLLLPKVTEEERRRDEEEAEAQLDMQLVREAAHAKVVRDLCNELYEVDTHLEHLRETVVQKCRKMSTEEKRNLGTAIARLSMEDLNKALEIIAQSNPAFQAMAEEVEIDIDAQSESTLWRLKFFVKDALELQSRSAMSTGGNNNYNNKRKKEICDAIAKTAKKKSKKTSS encoded by the exons ATGGAACAGGTAATGGCATCAATTCCTGATTTTGAAATTGCTGAAACTGGAATTTCGAAAGATAATAGTGCGGAAGCGGAGCAGTTCAAAATCCGGGTTGATGAAATCTTTCAAAAGGTTGACGAG cTTGAGCAAAAGGTGAATGAAGTGGAACAATTCAACTTGAATTCAAGTAAAAAGCAACAGAGCAGTTCTAAAGGAAGCTCCATGGGAAAGGAACGAGATAAGGGAAGACAAGTTCCAAGCATTAAAAAGCAGCAACAAGATGCGTCGCGACGGGAAGCTGCTGCTGCAAAGAGAATGCAAGAGCTTATGCGCCAATTTGGCACAATAGTGCGTCAG ATTACACAGCACAAGTGGGCATGGCCGTTTATGCAACCTGTAGACGTCAAAGGTCTTGGTTTACATGATTACTATGAG ATTATTGAAAAGCCAATGGACTTCAGTACGATAAAAAACCAAATGGAGGCCAAGGATGGTACCGGATATAAGAATGTTCGAGATATATGTGCTGATGTAAGATTGGTTTTCAATAATGCAATGAAATATAATGATGAAGGAAGTGACGTTCATCTAATGGCCAAAACTTTGCTGGAaaagtttgaggagaaatggCAGCTTCTTCTTCCTAAAGTCACTGAAGAG GAGAGAAGACGAGATGAGGAAGAGGCGGAAGCACAGCTAGATATGCAGCTTGTGCGAGAAGCTGCTCATGCGAAAGTGGTCCGTGATTTATGCAATGAG CTTTATGAGGTCGATACACATTTGGAACATCTCAGAGAAACTGTCGTCCAGAAGTGCAG GAAAATGTCAACCGAAGAGAAAAGAAATCTTGGGACAGCCATAGCCCGATTGTCTATGGAGGATCTTAATAAAGCATTGGAGATTATTGCTCAAAGTAATCCCGCATTTCAAGCAATGGCTGAAGAAGTGGAGATTGACATTGATGCTCAG AGTGAATCTACCCTATGGAGGTTAAAATTTTTTGTGAAGGATGCTTTGGAGCTTCAGAGTAGGAGTGCAATGAGCACAGGTGGCAACAACAACTATAACAACAAACGGAAGAAAGAGATATGCGATGCGATTGCGAAAACAGCCAAGAAAAAGAGTAAAAAGACTTCCTCTTGA
- the LOC107899451 gene encoding transcription factor GTE6 isoform X4 produces the protein MASIPDFEIAETGISKDNSAEAEQFKIRVDEIFQKVDELEQKVNEVEQFNLNSSKKQQSSSKGSSMGKERDKGRQVPSIKKQQQDASRREAAAAKRMQELMRQFGTIVRQITQHKWAWPFMQPVDVKGLGLHDYYEIIEKPMDFSTIKNQMEAKDGTGYKNVRDICADVRLVFNNAMKYNDEGSDVHLMAKTLLEKFEEKWQLLLPKVTEEERRRDEEEAEAQLDMQLVREAAHAKVVRDLCNELYEVDTHLEHLRETVVQKCRKMSTEEKRNLGTAIARLSMEDLNKALEIIAQSNPAFQAMAEEVEIDIDAQSESTLWRLKFFVKDALELQSRSAMSTGGNNNYNNKRKKEICDAIAKTAKKKSKKTSS, from the exons ATGGCATCAATTCCTGATTTTGAAATTGCTGAAACTGGAATTTCGAAAGATAATAGTGCGGAAGCGGAGCAGTTCAAAATCCGGGTTGATGAAATCTTTCAAAAGGTTGACGAG cTTGAGCAAAAGGTGAATGAAGTGGAACAATTCAACTTGAATTCAAGTAAAAAGCAACAGAGCAGTTCTAAAGGAAGCTCCATGGGAAAGGAACGAGATAAGGGAAGACAAGTTCCAAGCATTAAAAAGCAGCAACAAGATGCGTCGCGACGGGAAGCTGCTGCTGCAAAGAGAATGCAAGAGCTTATGCGCCAATTTGGCACAATAGTGCGTCAG ATTACACAGCACAAGTGGGCATGGCCGTTTATGCAACCTGTAGACGTCAAAGGTCTTGGTTTACATGATTACTATGAG ATTATTGAAAAGCCAATGGACTTCAGTACGATAAAAAACCAAATGGAGGCCAAGGATGGTACCGGATATAAGAATGTTCGAGATATATGTGCTGATGTAAGATTGGTTTTCAATAATGCAATGAAATATAATGATGAAGGAAGTGACGTTCATCTAATGGCCAAAACTTTGCTGGAaaagtttgaggagaaatggCAGCTTCTTCTTCCTAAAGTCACTGAAGAG GAGAGAAGACGAGATGAGGAAGAGGCGGAAGCACAGCTAGATATGCAGCTTGTGCGAGAAGCTGCTCATGCGAAAGTGGTCCGTGATTTATGCAATGAG CTTTATGAGGTCGATACACATTTGGAACATCTCAGAGAAACTGTCGTCCAGAAGTGCAG GAAAATGTCAACCGAAGAGAAAAGAAATCTTGGGACAGCCATAGCCCGATTGTCTATGGAGGATCTTAATAAAGCATTGGAGATTATTGCTCAAAGTAATCCCGCATTTCAAGCAATGGCTGAAGAAGTGGAGATTGACATTGATGCTCAG AGTGAATCTACCCTATGGAGGTTAAAATTTTTTGTGAAGGATGCTTTGGAGCTTCAGAGTAGGAGTGCAATGAGCACAGGTGGCAACAACAACTATAACAACAAACGGAAGAAAGAGATATGCGATGCGATTGCGAAAACAGCCAAGAAAAAGAGTAAAAAGACTTCCTCTTGA
- the LOC107899451 gene encoding transcription factor GTE6 isoform X2, translated as MVFPMIIVMASIPDFEIAETGISKDNSAEAEQFKIRVDEIFQKVDELEQKVNEVEQFNLNSSKKQQSSSKGSSMGKERDKGRQVPSIKKQQQDASRREAAAAKRMQELMRQFGTIVRQITQHKWAWPFMQPVDVKGLGLHDYYEIIEKPMDFSTIKNQMEAKDGTGYKNVRDICADVRLVFNNAMKYNDEGSDVHLMAKTLLEKFEEKWQLLLPKVTEEERRRDEEEAEAQLDMQLVREAAHAKVVRDLCNELYEVDTHLEHLRETVVQKCRKMSTEEKRNLGTAIARLSMEDLNKALEIIAQSNPAFQAMAEEVEIDIDAQSESTLWRLKFFVKDALELQSRSAMSTGGNNNYNNKRKKEICDAIAKTAKKKSKKTSS; from the exons ATGGTGTTTCCTATGATAATT GTAATGGCATCAATTCCTGATTTTGAAATTGCTGAAACTGGAATTTCGAAAGATAATAGTGCGGAAGCGGAGCAGTTCAAAATCCGGGTTGATGAAATCTTTCAAAAGGTTGACGAG cTTGAGCAAAAGGTGAATGAAGTGGAACAATTCAACTTGAATTCAAGTAAAAAGCAACAGAGCAGTTCTAAAGGAAGCTCCATGGGAAAGGAACGAGATAAGGGAAGACAAGTTCCAAGCATTAAAAAGCAGCAACAAGATGCGTCGCGACGGGAAGCTGCTGCTGCAAAGAGAATGCAAGAGCTTATGCGCCAATTTGGCACAATAGTGCGTCAG ATTACACAGCACAAGTGGGCATGGCCGTTTATGCAACCTGTAGACGTCAAAGGTCTTGGTTTACATGATTACTATGAG ATTATTGAAAAGCCAATGGACTTCAGTACGATAAAAAACCAAATGGAGGCCAAGGATGGTACCGGATATAAGAATGTTCGAGATATATGTGCTGATGTAAGATTGGTTTTCAATAATGCAATGAAATATAATGATGAAGGAAGTGACGTTCATCTAATGGCCAAAACTTTGCTGGAaaagtttgaggagaaatggCAGCTTCTTCTTCCTAAAGTCACTGAAGAG GAGAGAAGACGAGATGAGGAAGAGGCGGAAGCACAGCTAGATATGCAGCTTGTGCGAGAAGCTGCTCATGCGAAAGTGGTCCGTGATTTATGCAATGAG CTTTATGAGGTCGATACACATTTGGAACATCTCAGAGAAACTGTCGTCCAGAAGTGCAG GAAAATGTCAACCGAAGAGAAAAGAAATCTTGGGACAGCCATAGCCCGATTGTCTATGGAGGATCTTAATAAAGCATTGGAGATTATTGCTCAAAGTAATCCCGCATTTCAAGCAATGGCTGAAGAAGTGGAGATTGACATTGATGCTCAG AGTGAATCTACCCTATGGAGGTTAAAATTTTTTGTGAAGGATGCTTTGGAGCTTCAGAGTAGGAGTGCAATGAGCACAGGTGGCAACAACAACTATAACAACAAACGGAAGAAAGAGATATGCGATGCGATTGCGAAAACAGCCAAGAAAAAGAGTAAAAAGACTTCCTCTTGA
- the LOC107899451 gene encoding transcription factor GTE6 isoform X1, whose translation MVFPMIIMEQVMASIPDFEIAETGISKDNSAEAEQFKIRVDEIFQKVDELEQKVNEVEQFNLNSSKKQQSSSKGSSMGKERDKGRQVPSIKKQQQDASRREAAAAKRMQELMRQFGTIVRQITQHKWAWPFMQPVDVKGLGLHDYYEIIEKPMDFSTIKNQMEAKDGTGYKNVRDICADVRLVFNNAMKYNDEGSDVHLMAKTLLEKFEEKWQLLLPKVTEEERRRDEEEAEAQLDMQLVREAAHAKVVRDLCNELYEVDTHLEHLRETVVQKCRKMSTEEKRNLGTAIARLSMEDLNKALEIIAQSNPAFQAMAEEVEIDIDAQSESTLWRLKFFVKDALELQSRSAMSTGGNNNYNNKRKKEICDAIAKTAKKKSKKTSS comes from the exons ATGGTGTTTCCTATGATAATT ATGGAACAGGTAATGGCATCAATTCCTGATTTTGAAATTGCTGAAACTGGAATTTCGAAAGATAATAGTGCGGAAGCGGAGCAGTTCAAAATCCGGGTTGATGAAATCTTTCAAAAGGTTGACGAG cTTGAGCAAAAGGTGAATGAAGTGGAACAATTCAACTTGAATTCAAGTAAAAAGCAACAGAGCAGTTCTAAAGGAAGCTCCATGGGAAAGGAACGAGATAAGGGAAGACAAGTTCCAAGCATTAAAAAGCAGCAACAAGATGCGTCGCGACGGGAAGCTGCTGCTGCAAAGAGAATGCAAGAGCTTATGCGCCAATTTGGCACAATAGTGCGTCAG ATTACACAGCACAAGTGGGCATGGCCGTTTATGCAACCTGTAGACGTCAAAGGTCTTGGTTTACATGATTACTATGAG ATTATTGAAAAGCCAATGGACTTCAGTACGATAAAAAACCAAATGGAGGCCAAGGATGGTACCGGATATAAGAATGTTCGAGATATATGTGCTGATGTAAGATTGGTTTTCAATAATGCAATGAAATATAATGATGAAGGAAGTGACGTTCATCTAATGGCCAAAACTTTGCTGGAaaagtttgaggagaaatggCAGCTTCTTCTTCCTAAAGTCACTGAAGAG GAGAGAAGACGAGATGAGGAAGAGGCGGAAGCACAGCTAGATATGCAGCTTGTGCGAGAAGCTGCTCATGCGAAAGTGGTCCGTGATTTATGCAATGAG CTTTATGAGGTCGATACACATTTGGAACATCTCAGAGAAACTGTCGTCCAGAAGTGCAG GAAAATGTCAACCGAAGAGAAAAGAAATCTTGGGACAGCCATAGCCCGATTGTCTATGGAGGATCTTAATAAAGCATTGGAGATTATTGCTCAAAGTAATCCCGCATTTCAAGCAATGGCTGAAGAAGTGGAGATTGACATTGATGCTCAG AGTGAATCTACCCTATGGAGGTTAAAATTTTTTGTGAAGGATGCTTTGGAGCTTCAGAGTAGGAGTGCAATGAGCACAGGTGGCAACAACAACTATAACAACAAACGGAAGAAAGAGATATGCGATGCGATTGCGAAAACAGCCAAGAAAAAGAGTAAAAAGACTTCCTCTTGA